A stretch of Lagopus muta isolate bLagMut1 chromosome 9, bLagMut1 primary, whole genome shotgun sequence DNA encodes these proteins:
- the SCHIP1 gene encoding schwannomin-interacting protein 1 isoform X6 — protein MSGAGDGMGDIIGQASARDVEGNYKKAQKNERESIRQKLALGSFFDDGPGLYTGCSKSGKPSLSSRLQSGMNLQICFVNDSGSDKDSDADDSKTETSLDTPLSPMSKQSSSYSDRDTTEEESESLDDMDFLTRQKKLQAEAKMALAMAKPMAKMQVEVEKQNRKKSPVADLLPHMPHISECLMKRNLKPADLRDMTIGQLQVIVNDLHSQIESLNEELVQLLLIRDELHTEQDAMLVDIEDLTRHAESQQKHMAEKMPAK, from the exons ATGAGCGGGGCTGGTGATGGAATGGGTGACATCATCGGGCAGGCATCCGCGCGGGATGTGGAGGGGAATTATAAAAAG GCTCAGAAGAATGAGCGTGAGTCCATCAGGCAGAAGTTGGCTCTTGGCAGCTTCTTCGACGATGGCCCAGGGCTCTACACCGGCTGCAGTAAGAGCGGCAAGCCCAGCCTGTCCTCCAG ACTCCAGAGCGGGATGAACCTGCAGATCTGTTTTGTGAACGACAGTGGCAGTGATAAGGACAGCGATGCTGATGACAGCAAGACAGAAACCAGCCTGGACACACCTTTGTCACCCATG AGCAAGCAGAGCTCTTCCTACTCCGACAGAGACACGACCGAGGAGGAGTCCGAGTCCCTCGATGACATGGATTTTCTCACCAGGCAAAAGAAACTCCAAGCTGAAGCCAAAATGGCCTTGGCTATGGCAAAGCCCATGGCCAAAATGCAGGTGGAGGTGGAGaagcagaacaggaagaaatCTCCAGTGGCGGATCTG CTCCCACATATGCCTCATATAAGTGAATGCCTGATGAAAAGGAACTTAAAACCCGCCGACCTAAGAGACATGACAATTGGGCAGCTACAAGTGATAGTCAATGATCTCCACTCACAGATAGAAA GCTTGAACGAGGAGctggtgcagctgctgctcatccGGGATGAGCTGCACACGGAGCAGGATGCGATGCTGGTGGACATCGAGGACCTGACCAG ACATGCCGAGAGCCAGCAGAAGCACATGGCAGAGAAGATGCCAGCAAAGTAA
- the SCHIP1 gene encoding schwannomin-interacting protein 1 isoform X5: protein MVLQENCAYRAQKNERESIRQKLALGSFFDDGPGLYTGCSKSGKPSLSSRLQSGMNLQICFVNDSGSDKDSDADDSKTETSLDTPLSPMSKQSSSYSDRDTTEEESESLDDMDFLTRQKKLQAEAKMALAMAKPMAKMQVEVEKQNRKKSPVADLLPHMPHISECLMKRNLKPADLRDMTIGQLQVIVNDLHSQIESLNEELVQLLLIRDELHTEQDAMLVDIEDLTRHAESQQKHMAEKMPAK, encoded by the exons GCTCAGAAGAATGAGCGTGAGTCCATCAGGCAGAAGTTGGCTCTTGGCAGCTTCTTCGACGATGGCCCAGGGCTCTACACCGGCTGCAGTAAGAGCGGCAAGCCCAGCCTGTCCTCCAG ACTCCAGAGCGGGATGAACCTGCAGATCTGTTTTGTGAACGACAGTGGCAGTGATAAGGACAGCGATGCTGATGACAGCAAGACAGAAACCAGCCTGGACACACCTTTGTCACCCATG AGCAAGCAGAGCTCTTCCTACTCCGACAGAGACACGACCGAGGAGGAGTCCGAGTCCCTCGATGACATGGATTTTCTCACCAGGCAAAAGAAACTCCAAGCTGAAGCCAAAATGGCCTTGGCTATGGCAAAGCCCATGGCCAAAATGCAGGTGGAGGTGGAGaagcagaacaggaagaaatCTCCAGTGGCGGATCTG CTCCCACATATGCCTCATATAAGTGAATGCCTGATGAAAAGGAACTTAAAACCCGCCGACCTAAGAGACATGACAATTGGGCAGCTACAAGTGATAGTCAATGATCTCCACTCACAGATAGAAA GCTTGAACGAGGAGctggtgcagctgctgctcatccGGGATGAGCTGCACACGGAGCAGGATGCGATGCTGGTGGACATCGAGGACCTGACCAG ACATGCCGAGAGCCAGCAGAAGCACATGGCAGAGAAGATGCCAGCAAAGTAA